A stretch of the Ictidomys tridecemlineatus isolate mIctTri1 chromosome 5, mIctTri1.hap1, whole genome shotgun sequence genome encodes the following:
- the Lingo1 gene encoding leucine-rich repeat and immunoglobulin-like domain-containing nogo receptor-interacting protein 1 isoform X3 codes for MLAGGARSMPSPLLACWQPILLLVLGSVLSGSATGCPPRCECSAQDRAVLCHRKRFVAVPEGIPTETRLLDLGKNRIKTLNQDEFASFPHLEELELNENIVSAVEPGAFNNLFNLRTLGLRSNRLKLIPLGVFTGLSNLTKLDISENKIVILLDYMFQDLYNLKSLEVGDNDLVYISHRAFSGLNSLEQLTLEKCNLTSIPTEALSHLHGLIVLRLRHLNINAIRDYSFKRLYRLKVLEISHWPYLDTMTPNCLYGLNLTSLSITHCNLTAVPYLAVRHLVYLRFLNLSYNPIGTIEGSMLHELLRLQEIQLVGGQLAVVEPYAFRGLNYLRVLNVSGNQLTTLEESAFHSVGNLETLILDSNPLACDCRLLWVFRRRWRLNFNRQQPTCATPEFVQGKEFKDFPDVLLPNYFTCRRARIRDRKAQQVFVDEGHTVQFVCRADGDPPPAILWLSPRKHLVSAKSNGRLTVFPDGTLEVRYAQVQDNGTYLCIAANAGGNDSMPAHLHVRSYSPDWPHQPNKTFAFISNQPGEGEANSTRATVPFPFDIKTLIIATTMGFISFLGVVLFCLVLLFLWSRGKGNTKHNIEIEYVPRKSDAGISSADAPRKFNMKMI; via the coding sequence ATGCTGGCGGGGGGCGCAAGGAGCATGCCCAGCCCCCTCCTGGCCTGCTGGCAGCCCATCCTCCTGCTGGTGCTAGGCTCAGTGCTGTCAGGCTCGGCCACAGGCTGCCCACCTCGCTGTGAGTGCTCGGCTCAGGACCGTGCTGTGCTCTGCCACCGCAAGCGCTTCGTGGCAGTGCCCGAGGGCATCCCCACGGAGACACGCCTGCTGGACCTGGGCAAGAACCGCATCAAGACCCTCAACCAGGACGAGTTTGCCAGCTTCCCGCACCTAGAGGAGCTGGAGCTCAACGAGAACATCGTGAGCGCCGTGGAGCCCGGCGCCTTCAACAACCTCTTCAACCTCCGGACGCTGGGGCTCCGCAGCAACCGCCTGAAGCTCATCCCCCTGGGCGTCTTCACAGGCCTCAGCAACCTGACCAAGCTGGACATCAGCGAGAACAAGATCGTCATCCTTCTGGACTACATGTTCCAGGACCTGTACAACCTCAAGTCGCTGGAGGTCGGCGACAACGACCTGGTCTACATCTCCCACCGCGCCTTCAGCGGCCTCAACAGCCTGGAGCAGCTGACGCTGGAGAAATGCAATCTGACCTCCATCCCCACCGAGGCGCTGTCTCACCTGCACGGTCTCATCGTCCTGCGACTCCGGCACCTCAACATCAACGCCATCCGGGACTACTCCTTCAAGAGGCTGTACCGGCTCAAAGTCTTGGAGATCTCCCATTGGCCCTATCTGGACACCATGACCCCCAACTGCCTCTACGGCCTCAACCTGACGTCTCTGTCCATCACACACTGCAATCTGACCGCCGTGCCCTACCTGGCCGTGCGCCACCTGGTCTATCTCCGTTTCCTCAACCTCTCCTACAACCCCATCGGCACCATAGAGGGCTCCATGTTGCATGAGCTGCTACGGCTGCAGGAGATCCAGCTGGTGGGCGGGCAGCTGGCTGTGGTGGAGCCCTATGCCTTCCGCGGCCTCAACTACCTGCGTGTGCTCAACGTCTCTGGCAACCAGCTGACCACCCTGGAGGAGTCCGCCTTCCACTCGGTGGGCAACCTGGAGACTCTGATCCTAGACTCCAACCCTCTGGCCTGCGACTGCCGGCTCCTGTGGGTGTTCCGGCGCCGCTGGCGGCTCAACTTCAACCGGCAGCAGCCCACGTGCGCCACACCCGAGTTCGTACAGGGCAAGGAGTTCAAGGACTTCCCGGATGTGCTCCTGCCCAACTACTTCACCTGCCGCCGCGCCCGCATCCGGGACCGCAAGGCCCAGCAGGTGTTTGTGGATGAGGGCCATACGGTGCAGTTCGTGTGCCGGGCGGATGGCGACCCGCCGCCCGCCATCCTCTGGCTCTCACCCCGCAAGCACCTGGTCTCGGCCAAGAGCAATGGGCGGCTCACGGTCTTCCCCGACGGCACGCTGGAGGTGCGCTACGCCCAGGTACAGGACAACGGCACGTACCTGTGCATCGCAGCCAACGCAGGTGGCAACGACTCCATGCCCGCCCACCTGCACGTACGCAGCTACTCGCCCGACTGGCCCCATCAGCCCAACAAGACGTTTGCCTTCATCTCCAACCAGCCGGGTGAGGGAGAGGCCAACAGCACCCGCGCCACCGTGCCTTTCCCCTTCGACATCAAGACCCTCATCATCGCCACCACCATGGGCTTCATCTCCTTCCTGGGCGTGGTCCTCTTCTGCCTGGTGCTGCTGTTCCTCTGGAGCCGGGGCAAGGGCAACACGAAGCACAACATCGAGATAGAGTACGTGCCCCGGAAGTCAGACGCGGGCATCAGCTCGGCCGACGCGCCCCGCAAGTTCAACATGAAGATGATATGA
- the Lingo1 gene encoding leucine-rich repeat and immunoglobulin-like domain-containing nogo receptor-interacting protein 1 isoform X1: MMSQGTLHAGNAKDSLLLPRPPEAGLFASRHHLTQVSERMLAGGARSMPSPLLACWQPILLLVLGSVLSGSATGCPPRCECSAQDRAVLCHRKRFVAVPEGIPTETRLLDLGKNRIKTLNQDEFASFPHLEELELNENIVSAVEPGAFNNLFNLRTLGLRSNRLKLIPLGVFTGLSNLTKLDISENKIVILLDYMFQDLYNLKSLEVGDNDLVYISHRAFSGLNSLEQLTLEKCNLTSIPTEALSHLHGLIVLRLRHLNINAIRDYSFKRLYRLKVLEISHWPYLDTMTPNCLYGLNLTSLSITHCNLTAVPYLAVRHLVYLRFLNLSYNPIGTIEGSMLHELLRLQEIQLVGGQLAVVEPYAFRGLNYLRVLNVSGNQLTTLEESAFHSVGNLETLILDSNPLACDCRLLWVFRRRWRLNFNRQQPTCATPEFVQGKEFKDFPDVLLPNYFTCRRARIRDRKAQQVFVDEGHTVQFVCRADGDPPPAILWLSPRKHLVSAKSNGRLTVFPDGTLEVRYAQVQDNGTYLCIAANAGGNDSMPAHLHVRSYSPDWPHQPNKTFAFISNQPGEGEANSTRATVPFPFDIKTLIIATTMGFISFLGVVLFCLVLLFLWSRGKGNTKHNIEIEYVPRKSDAGISSADAPRKFNMKMI; the protein is encoded by the coding sequence GTGAGCGAGAGGATGCTGGCGGGGGGCGCAAGGAGCATGCCCAGCCCCCTCCTGGCCTGCTGGCAGCCCATCCTCCTGCTGGTGCTAGGCTCAGTGCTGTCAGGCTCGGCCACAGGCTGCCCACCTCGCTGTGAGTGCTCGGCTCAGGACCGTGCTGTGCTCTGCCACCGCAAGCGCTTCGTGGCAGTGCCCGAGGGCATCCCCACGGAGACACGCCTGCTGGACCTGGGCAAGAACCGCATCAAGACCCTCAACCAGGACGAGTTTGCCAGCTTCCCGCACCTAGAGGAGCTGGAGCTCAACGAGAACATCGTGAGCGCCGTGGAGCCCGGCGCCTTCAACAACCTCTTCAACCTCCGGACGCTGGGGCTCCGCAGCAACCGCCTGAAGCTCATCCCCCTGGGCGTCTTCACAGGCCTCAGCAACCTGACCAAGCTGGACATCAGCGAGAACAAGATCGTCATCCTTCTGGACTACATGTTCCAGGACCTGTACAACCTCAAGTCGCTGGAGGTCGGCGACAACGACCTGGTCTACATCTCCCACCGCGCCTTCAGCGGCCTCAACAGCCTGGAGCAGCTGACGCTGGAGAAATGCAATCTGACCTCCATCCCCACCGAGGCGCTGTCTCACCTGCACGGTCTCATCGTCCTGCGACTCCGGCACCTCAACATCAACGCCATCCGGGACTACTCCTTCAAGAGGCTGTACCGGCTCAAAGTCTTGGAGATCTCCCATTGGCCCTATCTGGACACCATGACCCCCAACTGCCTCTACGGCCTCAACCTGACGTCTCTGTCCATCACACACTGCAATCTGACCGCCGTGCCCTACCTGGCCGTGCGCCACCTGGTCTATCTCCGTTTCCTCAACCTCTCCTACAACCCCATCGGCACCATAGAGGGCTCCATGTTGCATGAGCTGCTACGGCTGCAGGAGATCCAGCTGGTGGGCGGGCAGCTGGCTGTGGTGGAGCCCTATGCCTTCCGCGGCCTCAACTACCTGCGTGTGCTCAACGTCTCTGGCAACCAGCTGACCACCCTGGAGGAGTCCGCCTTCCACTCGGTGGGCAACCTGGAGACTCTGATCCTAGACTCCAACCCTCTGGCCTGCGACTGCCGGCTCCTGTGGGTGTTCCGGCGCCGCTGGCGGCTCAACTTCAACCGGCAGCAGCCCACGTGCGCCACACCCGAGTTCGTACAGGGCAAGGAGTTCAAGGACTTCCCGGATGTGCTCCTGCCCAACTACTTCACCTGCCGCCGCGCCCGCATCCGGGACCGCAAGGCCCAGCAGGTGTTTGTGGATGAGGGCCATACGGTGCAGTTCGTGTGCCGGGCGGATGGCGACCCGCCGCCCGCCATCCTCTGGCTCTCACCCCGCAAGCACCTGGTCTCGGCCAAGAGCAATGGGCGGCTCACGGTCTTCCCCGACGGCACGCTGGAGGTGCGCTACGCCCAGGTACAGGACAACGGCACGTACCTGTGCATCGCAGCCAACGCAGGTGGCAACGACTCCATGCCCGCCCACCTGCACGTACGCAGCTACTCGCCCGACTGGCCCCATCAGCCCAACAAGACGTTTGCCTTCATCTCCAACCAGCCGGGTGAGGGAGAGGCCAACAGCACCCGCGCCACCGTGCCTTTCCCCTTCGACATCAAGACCCTCATCATCGCCACCACCATGGGCTTCATCTCCTTCCTGGGCGTGGTCCTCTTCTGCCTGGTGCTGCTGTTCCTCTGGAGCCGGGGCAAGGGCAACACGAAGCACAACATCGAGATAGAGTACGTGCCCCGGAAGTCAGACGCGGGCATCAGCTCGGCCGACGCGCCCCGCAAGTTCAACATGAAGATGATATGA
- the Lingo1 gene encoding leucine-rich repeat and immunoglobulin-like domain-containing nogo receptor-interacting protein 1 isoform X2: MQVSERMLAGGARSMPSPLLACWQPILLLVLGSVLSGSATGCPPRCECSAQDRAVLCHRKRFVAVPEGIPTETRLLDLGKNRIKTLNQDEFASFPHLEELELNENIVSAVEPGAFNNLFNLRTLGLRSNRLKLIPLGVFTGLSNLTKLDISENKIVILLDYMFQDLYNLKSLEVGDNDLVYISHRAFSGLNSLEQLTLEKCNLTSIPTEALSHLHGLIVLRLRHLNINAIRDYSFKRLYRLKVLEISHWPYLDTMTPNCLYGLNLTSLSITHCNLTAVPYLAVRHLVYLRFLNLSYNPIGTIEGSMLHELLRLQEIQLVGGQLAVVEPYAFRGLNYLRVLNVSGNQLTTLEESAFHSVGNLETLILDSNPLACDCRLLWVFRRRWRLNFNRQQPTCATPEFVQGKEFKDFPDVLLPNYFTCRRARIRDRKAQQVFVDEGHTVQFVCRADGDPPPAILWLSPRKHLVSAKSNGRLTVFPDGTLEVRYAQVQDNGTYLCIAANAGGNDSMPAHLHVRSYSPDWPHQPNKTFAFISNQPGEGEANSTRATVPFPFDIKTLIIATTMGFISFLGVVLFCLVLLFLWSRGKGNTKHNIEIEYVPRKSDAGISSADAPRKFNMKMI, encoded by the coding sequence GTGAGCGAGAGGATGCTGGCGGGGGGCGCAAGGAGCATGCCCAGCCCCCTCCTGGCCTGCTGGCAGCCCATCCTCCTGCTGGTGCTAGGCTCAGTGCTGTCAGGCTCGGCCACAGGCTGCCCACCTCGCTGTGAGTGCTCGGCTCAGGACCGTGCTGTGCTCTGCCACCGCAAGCGCTTCGTGGCAGTGCCCGAGGGCATCCCCACGGAGACACGCCTGCTGGACCTGGGCAAGAACCGCATCAAGACCCTCAACCAGGACGAGTTTGCCAGCTTCCCGCACCTAGAGGAGCTGGAGCTCAACGAGAACATCGTGAGCGCCGTGGAGCCCGGCGCCTTCAACAACCTCTTCAACCTCCGGACGCTGGGGCTCCGCAGCAACCGCCTGAAGCTCATCCCCCTGGGCGTCTTCACAGGCCTCAGCAACCTGACCAAGCTGGACATCAGCGAGAACAAGATCGTCATCCTTCTGGACTACATGTTCCAGGACCTGTACAACCTCAAGTCGCTGGAGGTCGGCGACAACGACCTGGTCTACATCTCCCACCGCGCCTTCAGCGGCCTCAACAGCCTGGAGCAGCTGACGCTGGAGAAATGCAATCTGACCTCCATCCCCACCGAGGCGCTGTCTCACCTGCACGGTCTCATCGTCCTGCGACTCCGGCACCTCAACATCAACGCCATCCGGGACTACTCCTTCAAGAGGCTGTACCGGCTCAAAGTCTTGGAGATCTCCCATTGGCCCTATCTGGACACCATGACCCCCAACTGCCTCTACGGCCTCAACCTGACGTCTCTGTCCATCACACACTGCAATCTGACCGCCGTGCCCTACCTGGCCGTGCGCCACCTGGTCTATCTCCGTTTCCTCAACCTCTCCTACAACCCCATCGGCACCATAGAGGGCTCCATGTTGCATGAGCTGCTACGGCTGCAGGAGATCCAGCTGGTGGGCGGGCAGCTGGCTGTGGTGGAGCCCTATGCCTTCCGCGGCCTCAACTACCTGCGTGTGCTCAACGTCTCTGGCAACCAGCTGACCACCCTGGAGGAGTCCGCCTTCCACTCGGTGGGCAACCTGGAGACTCTGATCCTAGACTCCAACCCTCTGGCCTGCGACTGCCGGCTCCTGTGGGTGTTCCGGCGCCGCTGGCGGCTCAACTTCAACCGGCAGCAGCCCACGTGCGCCACACCCGAGTTCGTACAGGGCAAGGAGTTCAAGGACTTCCCGGATGTGCTCCTGCCCAACTACTTCACCTGCCGCCGCGCCCGCATCCGGGACCGCAAGGCCCAGCAGGTGTTTGTGGATGAGGGCCATACGGTGCAGTTCGTGTGCCGGGCGGATGGCGACCCGCCGCCCGCCATCCTCTGGCTCTCACCCCGCAAGCACCTGGTCTCGGCCAAGAGCAATGGGCGGCTCACGGTCTTCCCCGACGGCACGCTGGAGGTGCGCTACGCCCAGGTACAGGACAACGGCACGTACCTGTGCATCGCAGCCAACGCAGGTGGCAACGACTCCATGCCCGCCCACCTGCACGTACGCAGCTACTCGCCCGACTGGCCCCATCAGCCCAACAAGACGTTTGCCTTCATCTCCAACCAGCCGGGTGAGGGAGAGGCCAACAGCACCCGCGCCACCGTGCCTTTCCCCTTCGACATCAAGACCCTCATCATCGCCACCACCATGGGCTTCATCTCCTTCCTGGGCGTGGTCCTCTTCTGCCTGGTGCTGCTGTTCCTCTGGAGCCGGGGCAAGGGCAACACGAAGCACAACATCGAGATAGAGTACGTGCCCCGGAAGTCAGACGCGGGCATCAGCTCGGCCGACGCGCCCCGCAAGTTCAACATGAAGATGATATGA